A window from Carassius carassius chromosome 40, fCarCar2.1, whole genome shotgun sequence encodes these proteins:
- the LOC132121936 gene encoding uncharacterized protein LOC132121936 isoform X3, producing MDDAPKKAIRKKVIKLLKKHPQGIPLNKLAEVFAQKHKQALLPAELGFPSMESFVDSLSRDLLMEDGVVFHNSNIVLTGEDFEKRCKEVVDLVKSHQEGIPLSKIAVFFNSEYGRPLRKKELGFSSMAEFIDSLNQELCVENGQIFYKVAKPEASTHTAPPVHVDGVFKDVVELVKDHPTGIPLRRLSQLFNQKYRRNLAVSEFGFKTVASFVDSLSDELLVEKERIFHKNHRAAPAVPTPANLPKVNNDSTPANSTTPVVSFGADFAQRGSEMTQEELMDKVKEVIKKYPSARHSITELQNGFFLLFGSALPLDLYKTLFDNHTAKQLSSSCLVVNNKPAVAKCLEAAHKKLVEEVKKVKPMPVVVNEQVVRSKAGSPMLRFQSLTAPLMATPSNLSTGDFPVLGSTLSKAEEKKLKEGRGPVFSESYYSQVRDVHGANMRAAEALLEDEDNVGRRRKAVSSKEVNSLVENVMRALAAEGEHVTIERVVSRVCSLLQVSSLKDMNIDARRHLPAVQDLQRSIKEINTYIESVEAVSSICTLYELGQALANLKNKKRFEELHLGPLCKIPLIHRMFKMDANTKDDDVHQIATVDILRSLRMFRRKSKTPRVDLADFMKHLADQYSCESPYELGIRIQSLGLPISTLNKASAAEFCHMDTAREAIQKEIQEEVDAKMFKIKKSIMDPAQGPVTFSQIGNSELRKKYVNMTAADAVMEVFINSESVFNKSMTKTIQTFLLCINRDRLARALFQLAICCGSLDAPQDLVAKEKPQKKTEAKKSTEERATEMLPTEADVKSYFQECVTSFKSTPTLAHLRTLEKRIAEKFKFKDFSQLQQGTFLDFIFHNKKVLQEAAGGAVSIDSQDPGTDGFRPCRQDVFEFIKQCGEGDDSRLPFIEAALRNHYRIRDSRELGHGPLSFLVKCTQKQKELSGDAVASVVRYECPLLPIGSGECVVDSVGILGELSRDQARASLLSAPLLQDLEEWSQWHLVFQPNHGPLKDFIDKYCGKTELLALEVSPGVLLRVTADTGDKHFSEATQALDPVGTAGHLVSIVVAYGIPNTPTALLANHMESALNVAVAQEEIRPGEDGYSYGCVARFVLECVALMPTRICKELLQQVFLEPLSKVLGQTRSKTMLLDAARSHTRFLNKLHQMGLLLGITEWRSHFNYKLLLQAPAQLPSEIKKFVVEDSMSDMSSVNEMDNEEETELSTSSSRVHQQGEPRFLLFLSVLVHDSFITL from the exons ATGGATGATGCTCCTAAGAAAGCAATTCGTAAGAAGGTTATCAAATTATTGAAAAAGCATCCTCAAGGAATTCCTCTTAATAAATTAGCAGAGGTCTTTGCTCAGAAACATAAACAAGCCCTTTTGCCAGCTGAGCTGGGCTTcccatcaatggaaagctttgtGGACTCTCTCAGCAGGGATCTGTTGATGGAGGATGGTGTGGTCTTTCACAATAGCAACATAGTTCTTACAG gtgAAGACTTTGAAAAGAGATGCAAAGAAGTTGTGGATTTGGTAAAAAGCCACCAGGAAGGCATTCCTCTTTCAAAAATAGCAGTGTTTTTTAATAGCGAATATGGGAGGCCTCTGAGAAAGAAAGAACTTGGGTTTTCATCAATGGCAGAGTTCATTGACTCTCTCAACCAAGAGCTTTGTGTTGAAAATGGCCAAATTTTCTACAAGGTTGCAAAGCCTGAAGCTTCGACCCATACAG CACCGCCTGTGCATGTTGATGGGGTTTTCAAAGACGTCGTGGAGCTGGTTAAGGACCATCCCACAGGCATTCCTCTTAGGAGGTTGTCTCAACTTTTCAATCAAAAGTATCGGCGTAACCTCGCTGTGTCAGAGTTTGGTTTCAAAACAGTCGCCTCCTTCGTTGATTCTCTGAGCGATGAGCTATTGGTGGAGAAAGAGAGAATCTTCCACAAGAATCACAGAGCAGCACCTGCAGTCCCAACACCTGCAAAcctaccaaaagtgaacaatgaCTCGACACCTGCAAACTCAACAACCCCTGTAGTTAGTTTTGGAGCTGACTTTGCTCAAAGAGGTAGTGAAATGACGCAAGAGGAACTGATGGATAAAGTTAAAGAGGTTATAAAAAAGTATCCATCTGCACGCCATTCCATTACTGAATTGCAGAATGGCTTCTTCCTCCTATTTGGGTCGGCACTTCCATTAGATCTCTATAAGACATTGTTTGACAATCATACAGCTAAACAGCTTTCTTCCTCTTGTCTTGTTGTAAATAATAAACCAGCAGTAGCGAAGTGCCTTGAAg CAGCACACAAGAAGCTTGTTGAGGAAGTAAAGAAAGTTAAGCCCATGCCTGTTGTTGTAAATGAACAAGTGGTCCGGTCCAAGGCAGGATCCCCTATGCTTCGGTTTCAAAGTTTAACCGCCCCACTGATGGCAACCCCAAGTAATCTGTCCACTGGTGACTTCCCAGTTCTTGGTTCTACGCTGTCCAAAGCCGAGGAGAAGAAGCTGAAGGAGGGAAGGGGGCCTGTTTTCAGTGAGTCCTACTACAGCCAAGTGAGAGACGTCCATGGTGCTAACATGAGGGCAGCAGAAGCCTTGCTGGAAGATGAAGACAATGTTGGGAGACGGAGAAAGGCAGTGAGCTCAAAGGAAGTGAACTCTTTGGTAGAGAACGTCATGAGGGCCCTAGCAGCCGAAGGAGAGCATGTCACCATCGAGAGG GTGGTCAGCAGAGTTTGTTCACTTCTACAAGTGTCCAGCTTGAAAGATATGAATATCGACGCTCGTCGGCATCTGCCTGCGGTGCAGGACCTTCAGCGCAGCATTAAGGAGATCAATACGTATATTGAG TCAGTGGAAGCTGTTTCCTCTATATGCACGCTTTACGAATTGGGACAGGCTTTGGCCAACCTGAAGAACAAGAAACGCTTTGAAGAACTCCATCTGGGCCCTCTCTGCAAGATCCCTCTTATTCACAGAATGTTCAAAATGGATGCAAATACTAAAGATGATGATGTACATCAGATTGCGACCGTGGATATTCTTAGG AGTCTCCGAATGTTCAGAAGAAAAAGCAAGACACCTAGAGTTGACCTTGCTGACTTCATGAAGCACCTTGCAGACCAGTACAGCTGTGAGTCACCATATGAACTTGGCATCAGAATTCAGAGTCTTGGGTTGCCTATTTCG ACGTTGAATAAAGCATCTGCTGCTGAGTTTTGCCACATGGACACAGCCAGAGAAGCCATTCAGAAAGAGATTCAGGAGGAGGTGGATGCCAAAATGTTTAAGATCAAGAAGAGTATCATGGATCCAGCCCAAGGACCTGTGACCTTCTCCCAGATTGGCAACTCTGAGCTGaggaaaaaatatgtaaatatgaccGCTGCGGATGCAGTCATGGAAGTCTTCATCAATTCTGAAAGTGTCTTTAACAAGAGTATGACAAAG ACTATTCAGACGTTCCTGTTATGTATAAACCGAGACAGGCTTGCTAGAGCCTTATTCCAGCTTGCTATATGCTGTGGCTCCTTGGACGCCCCTCAGGACCTGGTAGCTAAAGAAAaaccacagaaaaaaacagaGGCAAAGAAATCTACAGAAGAGAGAGCCACAGAGATGCTCCCTACTGAAG CTGACGTGAAGAGCTATTTTCAAGAGTGTGTCACTAGTTTCAAGAGCACACCTACTCTGGCCCACCTTCGCACTCTGGAAAAGAGGATCGCAGAGAAGTTCAAGTTTAAAGACTTCAGCCAGCTGCAGCAAGGAACCTTCCTTGATTTCATTTTCCACAACAAGAAG GTCCTGCAGGAGGCAGCAGGGGGCGCCGTCTCTATCGACAGCCAGGATCCTGGAACGGACGGCTTCAGACCGTGCAGACAGGATGTGTTTGAGTTCATCAAGCAGTGCGGGGAGGGAGATGACAGCAGA CTGCCGTTCATCGAAGCCGCTCTGAGGAATCATTACCGGATCAGAGATAGTCGAGAGCTCGGTCACGGGCCGCTCAGTTTTCTTGTCAAGTGCACTCAGAAGCAGAAGGAGCTAAGCGGAGACGCTGTCGCTAGTGTGGTGCGCTACGAGTGTCCTCTGCTGCCCATAGGTTCAGG gGAGTGTGTGGTGGACTCCGTGGGTATTCTGGGCGAGCTGAGCCGTGATCAGGCGCGGGCGAGTTTGCTGTCGGCTCCTCTGCTGCAGGATCTGGAGGAATGGAGTCAGTGGCATCTGGTGTTTCAGCCCAACCACGGCCCTCTCAAAGACTTCATCGACAAGTACTGTG GTAAGACGGAGCTGCTGGCTCTCGAGGTTTCTCCCGGCGTCCTGCTGCGGGTCACCGCTGACACCGGGGACAAACACTTCTCAGAGGCCACACAGGCTCTGGACCCCGTGGGCACCGCCGGACACTTGGTCTCCATCGTGGTGGCTTACGGGATCCCAAACACGCCCACGGCGCTCCTGGCCAATCACATGGAGAGCGCGCTGAATGTAGCGGTCGCACAGGAAG AGATAAGGCCCGGTGAGGATGGTTACTCGTACGGCTGTGTGGCTCGGTTTGTGCTTGAATGCGTTGCTCTGATGCCTACGAGAATCTGCAAGGAGCTCCTGCAGCAG GTGTTTTTGGAGCCGCTGTCGAAAGTGCTCGGTCAGACCAGATCAAAAACAATGCTGCTGGACGCTGCACGATCACACACACGCTTCCTGAACAAACTGCATCAGATGGGGCTCCTGCTGGGAATCACAGAGTGGAGGAGCCACTTCAACTACAAACTGCTTCTGCAAGCTCCTGCTCAACTGCCTTCAGAGATCAAGAAG tttgtggtggaggacTCTATGAGTGACATGTCTTCAGTGAATGAGATGGATAATGAGGAGGAAACGGAGCTCAGCACTTCCTCCAGCAGAGTCCATCAGCAGGGTGAGCCTCGCTTCTTACTGTTTTTGTCTGTTCTTGTGCATGATAGTTTCATTAcactttga